In the Schistocerca gregaria isolate iqSchGreg1 chromosome 6, iqSchGreg1.2, whole genome shotgun sequence genome, one interval contains:
- the LOC126278238 gene encoding uncharacterized protein LOC126278238: MSKADGDLDRDRAYDLRVRRQVTMSKADGDLDRDRAYDLRVRRQVTISKADGDLDRDRAYDLRVRRQVTMSKADGDLDRDRAYYLRVRPQVTTSKADGDLDRERAYDLRVRRQVTMSKADGDLDRDRVYDLRVRRQVTMSKADGDLDRDRAYDLRVRRQVTMSKADCDQDLDRAYDLRVRRQVTMSKAYGDLDRDRAYDLRVQRQVTMSKADGDLDRVRAYDLRVRRHVTMSKADGDLDRDRAYDLRVRRQVTMSKADGDLDRDRAYYLRVRRQVTTSKVDSNLDRDRAYDLRVRRQVTMSKADDGDLERERAYDLRVRRQVTTSKADGDLDRDRAYYLRVRPQVTTYKADGDLDLDRAYDLRVRRQVTMSKADGDLDRDRAYDLRVQRQVTMSKADGDLDRVRAYDLRVRRQVTMSKADGDLDQDRAYDLRVRRQVTMSKVDGDLDRDRAYYLRVRRQVTMSKADGDLD; the protein is encoded by the exons atgtccaaagcagacggtgacctggaccgagaccgagcatatgatctaagagtccgacgacaagtgacaatgtccaaagcagatggtgacctggaccgagaccgagcatatgatctaagagtccgacgacaagtgacaatatccaaagcagacggtgacctggaccgagaccgagcatatgatctaagagtccgacgacaagtgacaatgtccaaagcagacggtgacctggaccgagaccgagcatattatctaagagtccgaccacaagtgacaacgtccaaagcagatggtgacctggaccgagaacgagcatatgatctaagagtccgacgacaagtgacaatgtccaaagcagacggtgacctggaccgagaccgagtatatgatctaagagtccgacgacaagtgacaatgtccaaagcagacggtgacctggaccgagaccgagcatatgatctaagagtccgacgacaagtgacaatgtccaaagcagactgtGACCAGGAcctagaccgagcatatgatctaagagtccgacgacaagtgacaatgtccaaagcatatggtgacctggaccgcgaccgagcatatgatctaagagtccaacgacaagtgacaatgtccaaagcagatggtgacctggaccgcgtccgagcatatgatctaagagtccgacgacatgtgacaatgtccaaagcagacggtgacctggaccgagaccgagcatatgatctaagagtccgacgacaagtgacaatgtccaaagcagacggtgacctcgaccgagaccgagcatattatctaagagtccgacgacaagtgacaacgtccaaagtagacagtaacctggaccgagaccgagcatatgatctaagagtccgacgacaagtgacaatgtccaaagcagacg atggtgacctggaacgagaacgagcatatgatctaagagtccgacgacaagtgacaacgtccaaagcagatggagacctggaccgagaccgagcatattatctaagagtccgaccACAAGTGACAACgtacaaagcagatggtgacctggacctagaccgagcatatgatctaagagtccgacgacaagtgacaatgtccaaagcagatggtgacctggaccgcgaccgagcatatgatctaagagtccaacgacaagtgacaatgtccaaagcagatggtgacctggaccgcgtccgagcatatgatctaagagtccgacgacaagtgacaatgtccaaagcagacggtgacctggaccaagaccgagcatatgatctaagagtccgacgacaagtgacaatgtccaaagtagACGGTGACctcgaccgagaccgagcatattatctaagagtccgacgacaagtgacaatgtccaaagcagacggtgacctggactga
- the LOC126278239 gene encoding uncharacterized protein LOC126278239: MSKAYGDLDRDRAYDLRVRRQVTISKADGDLDRDRAYDLRVRRQVTMSKADGDLDRDRAYDLRVRRQVTMSKADGDLDRDRAYDLRVRRQVTISKADGDLDRDRAYDLRVRRQVTMSKADGDLDRDRAYYLRVRPRVTTSKADGDLDRERAYDLRVRRQVTMSKADGDLDRDRVYDLRVRRQVTMSKADGDLDRDRAYDLRVRRQVTMSKADCDLDLERAYDLRVRRQVTMSKAYGDLDRDRAYDLRVQRQVTMSKADGDRDRVRAYDLRVRRHVTMTKADDDLDRDRAYDLRVRRQVTMSKADGDLDRDRAYYLRVRRQVTTSKVDSNLDRDRAYDLRVRRQVTMSKADGDLD; the protein is encoded by the coding sequence atgtccaaagcatatggtgacctggaccgcgaccgagcatatgatctaagagtccgacgacaagtgacaatctccaaagcagacggtgacctggaccgagaccgagcatatgatctaagagtccgacgacaagtgacaatgtccaaagcagacggtgacctggaccgagaccgagcatatgatctaagagtccgacgacaagtgacaatgtccaaagcagacggtgacctggaccgagaccgagcatatgatctaagagtccgacgacaagtgacaatctccaaagcagacggtgacctggaccgagaccgagcatatgatctaagagtccgacgacaagtgacaatgtccaaagcagacggtgacctggaccgagaccgagcatattatctaagagtccgaccacgagtgacaacgtccaaagcagatggtgacctggaccgagaacgagcatatgatctaagagtccgacgacaagtgacaatgtccaaagcagacggtgacctggaccgagaccgagtatatgatctaagagtccgacgacaagtgacaatgtcgaaagcagacggtgacctggaccgagaccgagcatatgatctaagagtccgacgacaagtgacaatgtccaaagcagactgtGACCTGGAcctagaacgagcatatgatctaagagtccgacgacaagtgacaatgtccaaagcatatggtgacctggaccgcgaccgagcatatgatctaagagtccaacgacaagtgacaatgtccaaagcagatggtgaccggGACCGcgtccgagcatatgatctaagagtccgacgacatgtGACAATGACCAAAGCAGAcgatgacctggaccgagaccgagcatatgatctaagagtccgacgacaagtgacaatgtccaaagcagacggtgacctcgaccgagaccgagcatattatctaagagtccgacgacaagtgacaacgtccaaagtagacagtaacctggaccgagaccgagcatatgatctaagagtccgacgacaagtgacaatgtccaaagcagacggtgacctggactga